In a single window of the Neospora caninum Liverpool complete genome, chromosome VIIa genome:
- a CDS encoding putative vacuolar protein sorting 29, translating into MGANFTEFGDLVLLIGDFHIPQRAIDLPPCFRELLNTDKIRHVLCTGNVGCASVVDSLRSISSSLHIVKGDADAGFDFPEYKVLQFGQFKVGLIHGHQIVPYGDGGSLLHWQRKLDCDILVYGHLHKDSVVELEGKFFVNPGSATGAYQPWLTEKVPSFMLMAVQGSSVVLYVYEEKNGKAEVVMSEFKKDISEAETTSPTER; encoded by the coding sequence ATGGGGGCCAACTTTACCGAATTCGGCGACTTGGTGCTGCTGATCGGCGACTTCCACATTCCCCAGCGCGCGATCGACTTGCCGCCGTGCTTCCGGGAGCTTCTGAACACAGACAAAATCCGCCACGTCTTGTGCACCGGCAACGTGGGCTGTGCGTCAGTCGTCGACTCGCTTCGCTCCATTTCATCTTCGCTCCACATCGTGaagggcgacgcagacgcaggaTTTGATTTCCCCGAATATAAGGTTCTCCAGTTTGGCCAGTTCAAAGTCGGCCTTATTCACGGGCACCAAATCGTGCCgtacggcgacggcggctcCCTGCTGCACTGGCAGCGGAAACTGGACTGCGACATTCtggtgtatggacacctgCACAAAGACTCCGTTGTCGAGCTCGAGGGGAAATTCTTCGTCAACCCGGGAAGTGCGACTGGCGCCTACCAGCCCTGGCTCACCGAGAAAGTCCCTTCTTTCATGCTCATGGCGGTACAGGGATCGAGCGTTGTGTTGTACGTCtacgaggaaaagaacggcAAGGCTGAGGTCGTCATGAGTGAATTCAAGAAGGACATCTCCGAGGCTGAAACGACCAGCCCCACGGAGAGATAG